A portion of the Acidisarcina polymorpha genome contains these proteins:
- a CDS encoding TetR/AcrR family transcriptional regulator, with protein sequence MGRPREFDIDTAIKTATELFWRKGYEGTSLSDLTGAMRITAPSFYFAFGNKEKLFRVVIERYYEKQLELLESALREPTVRGVAEKFLYGYADVLTGPSHAPGCLALNSSLPSAEDDTVRAWLAKLRGELIVRLRKRIAKARGTTDLPVNADPDVLARYIAVIAWGLAVEAQSGAKRKDLYSAIAAGLAAWPAAAVPAPERRLLPTTRKSASAHRRQ encoded by the coding sequence ATGGGACGTCCACGCGAATTCGACATCGACACGGCCATCAAGACGGCGACTGAACTTTTCTGGCGAAAGGGCTACGAAGGCACATCGCTTAGTGATCTCACCGGTGCTATGCGCATCACCGCGCCGAGCTTCTATTTTGCTTTTGGAAATAAGGAAAAGCTCTTCCGGGTAGTCATCGAGCGGTATTACGAAAAACAGCTAGAACTTCTTGAGAGTGCGCTTCGGGAACCGACTGTGCGAGGTGTGGCGGAGAAGTTTCTCTATGGCTATGCCGACGTCCTCACCGGGCCATCTCACGCGCCTGGCTGCCTCGCTCTCAACAGTTCTCTTCCTTCTGCAGAAGATGACACAGTTCGCGCTTGGCTGGCCAAGTTGCGCGGCGAGTTGATCGTCCGACTTCGTAAACGAATTGCCAAGGCCCGTGGCACCACCGACCTTCCTGTAAATGCTGATCCCGATGTGCTCGCGCGTTACATCGCAGTAATCGCATGGGGGTTGGCGGTCGAAGCTCAATCGGGAGCCAAGCGCAAAGACCTATACAGTGCAATCGCAGCGGGCCTCGCAGCGTGGCCTGCTGCTGCCGTTCCCGCCCCGGAGCGCCGCCTGCTGCCAACTACTCGTAAGAGCGCGTCCGCACACCGTCGGCAGTAG
- a CDS encoding cupin domain-containing protein, which produces MKIQRIITAEGKTGVATKVDTIDTATVDFLTNIWGFDKVPELPLTPEQVLGEYKPLGMFGPLGGLRVDLFTIAPEMAEGPSELQRTAAASIDMGTPGMVPGKEGDGMHRTDSIDLAIVMDGEVNAGYPGEDGQVHELTLKAGDLLVNNGTFHSWHNRSTKPSTILFVVLAAERKAS; this is translated from the coding sequence ATGAAGATCCAAAGAATCATCACTGCCGAGGGCAAAACTGGCGTAGCCACCAAAGTCGATACCATTGACACAGCAACAGTCGACTTCCTTACCAACATCTGGGGATTCGACAAAGTTCCCGAACTACCGCTAACGCCAGAGCAGGTTCTGGGCGAATATAAACCGCTGGGGATGTTTGGTCCGCTCGGTGGTCTTCGAGTTGATCTCTTTACGATAGCCCCTGAGATGGCAGAGGGACCATCGGAGCTTCAACGTACTGCTGCCGCTTCGATCGATATGGGCACTCCAGGAATGGTCCCAGGAAAAGAAGGTGACGGGATGCATCGCACCGACAGCATCGATCTTGCCATAGTGATGGATGGTGAAGTGAACGCCGGATACCCTGGCGAAGATGGTCAGGTACACGAACTCACGCTCAAGGCGGGCGATCTGCTAGTGAATAACGGAACATTCCATAGCTGGCACAACCGTTCCACTAAGCCTTCCACCATTCTCTTTGTCGTTCTTGCAGCCGAGCGCAAAGCGTCTTAG
- a CDS encoding SDR family NAD(P)-dependent oxidoreductase: MPALQGKVAIITGGSSGIGLAIAKRYVSEGAYVFITSRRQSELDKAVAEIGKNVTAVQGDVSKLEDLDRLYSVVSSEGRKIDVVVANAGFVGMGPIATATPEFFDQTFATNARGAFFTVQKALPLMNDGGSIILITSAGKDKATPGRSAYSGTKAALRAFVRTWTMELKDRGIRSNVLSPGATETPILDGLFGSKEATEAGKAQFVKATPLGRMGRPEEIAAAALFLASSEASFITGIDLVVDGGLSAV, from the coding sequence ATGCCTGCACTACAGGGAAAGGTCGCCATTATCACTGGCGGCAGTAGCGGAATCGGACTCGCCATCGCAAAGCGTTATGTGTCGGAAGGCGCATACGTCTTCATCACCAGCCGCCGTCAATCGGAGTTGGATAAGGCAGTGGCCGAGATCGGCAAGAACGTCACCGCGGTTCAGGGCGACGTTTCAAAGCTGGAGGATTTGGATCGGCTCTATTCGGTTGTCTCTTCTGAGGGGCGGAAAATCGATGTCGTTGTCGCAAATGCGGGTTTCGTCGGAATGGGCCCAATCGCAACTGCAACACCTGAGTTTTTCGATCAGACCTTCGCTACGAATGCGCGCGGCGCTTTCTTCACCGTCCAGAAGGCGCTGCCATTGATGAACGACGGCGGCTCGATCATCCTCATCACTTCAGCGGGCAAGGACAAGGCCACTCCAGGCCGCAGCGCATACAGCGGCACCAAAGCAGCTCTGCGAGCTTTCGTCCGCACCTGGACCATGGAACTGAAGGATCGAGGCATTCGCTCAAATGTCCTCAGTCCCGGAGCCACGGAGACGCCGATCCTCGACGGCTTGTTCGGCTCGAAAGAGGCTACCGAGGCGGGAAAGGCGCAGTTCGTCAAGGCCACGCCGCTTGGCAGGATGGGCCGGCCCGAGGAGATCGCGGCGGCAGCGCTCTTCCTGGCATCGAGCGAGGCCAGTTTTATTACAGGCATTGATCTGGTCGTAGACGGCGGATTGAGCGCTGTTTAA
- a CDS encoding MBL fold metallo-hydrolase encodes MSKEQGAGFYRFNVGEFEVASVSDGFLQFENLKTMIAAGATDQDFQAFMESKFLPSTTAYFQINSLYVDTGKHKVLIDNGMGSYLGPSGGHLPNHLRNLGVAPEEIDTIIISHAHLDHVFGTLASDGSQVFPNARYVVGEQEWTYWMKPDIKLGNLLPDEWKQMIVAGAKRHLSGIKERVEFVKPGQEVVTGIAAVEAFGHTPGMLAFNISSGSESLFYSADALHHFALSIAHPEWHVGFDNDQELGARTRLRALNQVIAERSLVLVPHFPFPGLGHITQRGQVRSWEPTVWHW; translated from the coding sequence ATGAGTAAAGAACAAGGCGCTGGATTCTACCGTTTCAACGTTGGAGAGTTCGAAGTTGCATCCGTCAGCGACGGATTTCTCCAGTTTGAGAATCTCAAGACCATGATCGCGGCAGGTGCCACCGATCAGGACTTTCAAGCTTTTATGGAGAGCAAGTTTCTGCCTTCCACAACGGCTTACTTTCAGATCAATTCACTGTATGTAGACACCGGAAAACACAAGGTACTTATCGACAACGGTATGGGGTCATACCTTGGGCCATCCGGCGGACACCTGCCCAATCACCTCCGCAACCTCGGTGTCGCTCCAGAAGAAATTGACACCATCATCATCTCCCACGCACATCTGGATCATGTGTTCGGTACCCTCGCATCCGATGGCTCCCAGGTTTTTCCGAACGCCCGCTATGTGGTCGGTGAGCAGGAGTGGACCTACTGGATGAAGCCAGACATTAAGCTTGGAAATCTCCTCCCGGATGAGTGGAAGCAAATGATTGTTGCGGGGGCGAAACGTCATCTTAGCGGAATCAAGGAGCGAGTCGAGTTCGTGAAGCCGGGTCAGGAGGTCGTGACCGGGATTGCCGCAGTGGAAGCGTTCGGCCACACGCCAGGTATGCTCGCCTTCAATATTTCATCGGGGTCGGAGAGCCTCTTCTATTCTGCGGACGCGTTGCATCATTTCGCCCTCAGCATTGCGCATCCCGAGTGGCACGTCGGATTCGACAACGATCAAGAATTGGGGGCTCGCACAAGGCTACGCGCCCTCAATCAGGTCATTGCTGAAAGATCGCTAGTGTTGGTGCCTCATTTTCCGTTCCCCGGACTTGGCCACATCACCCAACGAGGGCAAGTGCGAAGCTGGGAGCCGACAGTTTGGCACTGGTAA
- a CDS encoding DUF1348 family protein: MAVKFQYEWHDDDGRSFRSYGKEL, from the coding sequence ATGGCCGTGAAGTTCCAATATGAATGGCATGATGACGACGGCCGATCGTTCCGGTCGTACGGCAAGGAACTTTGA
- a CDS encoding TetR/AcrR family transcriptional regulator: protein MAPKRRIETMEKNRIKLIAAARKAFASVGFAASSMDQLTADAGLTRGALYHHFGDKKGLLGAVVAEIDAEMAACAKQAGAVAENDWEGLLAEGSAYIEMALDPEVRRIVLLDGPAFLGDPSLWPSQNACLEMTKRAVAKLIAEGILKPVDVEAAARLLSGAALNAALWVAASDHPRSVLPKAVEAFRLLATGLLASTGRTMDQAKAASAGSVP, encoded by the coding sequence GTGGCTCCAAAGCGTCGCATCGAGACAATGGAAAAGAACCGCATCAAGCTGATCGCGGCGGCACGAAAGGCATTCGCTTCCGTCGGGTTTGCCGCGTCATCGATGGATCAACTCACAGCAGATGCTGGATTGACGCGAGGCGCGCTGTATCACCATTTTGGCGACAAGAAGGGGCTGCTTGGCGCTGTCGTGGCGGAGATTGATGCGGAAATGGCCGCGTGTGCGAAACAAGCCGGAGCGGTCGCAGAGAACGATTGGGAGGGGCTGCTCGCCGAGGGTTCAGCATATATTGAGATGGCATTAGACCCCGAAGTGCGGCGAATTGTGCTGCTCGATGGGCCCGCATTCCTCGGCGATCCGTCGCTCTGGCCGAGCCAGAATGCGTGTCTGGAGATGACCAAGCGGGCCGTAGCGAAACTAATCGCTGAAGGTATATTGAAGCCCGTAGACGTTGAAGCGGCTGCTCGCCTGCTCAGTGGAGCAGCGCTGAACGCTGCCTTGTGGGTGGCAGCTAGCGACCATCCGCGCTCGGTGCTCCCAAAAGCGGTCGAGGCGTTTCGCCTCTTAGCAACAGGCCTTTTGGCGTCGACAGGTCGAACGATGGATCAGGCTAAGGCTGCATCCGCTGGCTCCGTGCCGTAG
- a CDS encoding Rid family hydrolase, protein MTQRDPVFPANPHALYAAHGYSPAIRSENLLFVSGQVGSRSDGSPEPDFGDQVRLAFANLTATLLAAGCSFDDIVDVTTFHTDPENQFETITAVKNEIFKQRPYPNWTAVGVNWLAGFDFEIKVIARIPSRPSASVSRRNPPTMWDMASVGFSHISVTEPGRLAFLSGQVAWRPSGEAAPKDIAGQAKIASANLAAALKELEASPQDIVMLRVYVVDATTEAFQQVLPALHELVGNAMPSITTIGVQALYTPEIMVEIEMVVRLP, encoded by the coding sequence ATGACCCAACGTGATCCTGTATTTCCAGCGAACCCCCATGCGCTTTACGCTGCACACGGCTATTCACCTGCCATCAGATCCGAGAACCTGCTTTTTGTGTCCGGCCAAGTTGGAAGCCGAAGCGATGGCTCGCCGGAACCAGACTTTGGGGATCAGGTCCGTTTGGCGTTTGCCAACTTGACAGCGACTTTGCTCGCAGCCGGATGTTCCTTCGATGACATCGTCGACGTAACGACATTCCATACTGATCCCGAGAACCAGTTTGAGACGATAACGGCCGTCAAGAACGAGATTTTCAAACAAAGGCCTTACCCGAACTGGACGGCGGTCGGCGTCAACTGGCTCGCCGGCTTCGACTTCGAGATCAAGGTAATCGCCCGCATTCCGTCTCGTCCTTCAGCGTCGGTGAGCCGCCGCAACCCTCCTACCATGTGGGATATGGCCTCGGTCGGATTCTCGCACATCAGTGTCACGGAACCAGGCCGCCTCGCTTTCTTGTCCGGCCAGGTCGCTTGGCGGCCCAGCGGTGAGGCCGCTCCCAAGGACATCGCCGGCCAGGCAAAGATCGCTAGTGCCAACCTCGCGGCCGCACTCAAGGAACTGGAGGCGTCGCCGCAAGACATTGTGATGCTGCGCGTCTATGTCGTGGATGCGACCACGGAAGCGTTCCAGCAGGTCCTCCCGGCTCTCCATGAACTGGTTGGGAACGCGATGCCAAGCATCACGACAATTGGCGTTCAGGCACTCTATACGCCGGAAATTATGGTCGAGATTGAAATGGTGGTACGTCTTCCTTAA
- a CDS encoding DNA/RNA helicase domain-containing protein: MDWVGICWDGDLHHKNGKWAYQTFKGTKWQSIKDDSRRLYLKNAYRVILRRARQGMIVFVPKGNTSDHTTPLILRWHIRLSSLVRHHYARLMVGNG; the protein is encoded by the coding sequence CTGGATTGGGTCGGAATATGTTGGGATGGAGACCTGCATCACAAGAATGGGAAATGGGCCTACCAGACCTTCAAGGGCACCAAGTGGCAATCCATCAAGGACGATTCCAGGCGACTGTACCTGAAGAACGCATATCGAGTGATCTTGAGGCGAGCTCGGCAGGGGATGATCGTCTTCGTTCCAAAAGGAAACACCTCCGATCACACGACCCCGCTCATTCTACGATGGCACATTCGATTATCTTCGCTCGTGCGGCATCACTACGCTCGACTGATGGTAGGCAATGGGTAA
- a CDS encoding GlxA family transcriptional regulator has protein sequence MSSRPRVIAFLVASPFELLDLAGPASVFSYPKVNAKPHYLLKILSTNSDTEVQSTAGLAINNSVHFSTYKGPIDTLIAVGGEGSLRRQADDVIRWIRKRASHAHRIASVCTGAFMLAPTGVLDGRRVTTHWRYLDLLAETHKQLLIERDPIFIKDGKVYTTAGVSAGIDLALYLVEEDLGQTVAASVAREMVLFLRRPGNQAQFSTLLAQQAYVIGTPLRDLPSWAKTRLGQKLDVSTLAKAVAMTPRTFARQFEQHFRTTPARWIQSLRVEAARQLVEARELPVKAIARSVGFRDEQAMRRAFLQQLAITPKQYRERFGVQEARRSQSIAPIG, from the coding sequence ATGTCCAGTCGCCCACGCGTCATCGCGTTCTTAGTTGCTTCGCCGTTCGAGCTTCTCGATTTGGCCGGGCCAGCTTCTGTATTTTCGTACCCTAAGGTGAACGCCAAACCCCACTACCTTCTAAAGATTCTTTCGACGAACAGTGACACAGAGGTACAGAGCACTGCAGGGCTGGCGATTAACAATTCTGTCCATTTCTCCACGTACAAGGGGCCGATCGACACCCTCATCGCCGTTGGGGGAGAAGGCTCTCTTAGAAGGCAGGCGGACGATGTCATTCGCTGGATACGCAAACGGGCTTCGCACGCCCATCGCATTGCCTCTGTTTGCACTGGAGCTTTCATGCTTGCCCCGACAGGAGTGCTTGATGGAAGGCGCGTGACGACCCACTGGCGCTATCTCGATTTGTTGGCGGAAACTCACAAGCAATTGCTGATCGAACGCGATCCGATCTTCATCAAAGACGGCAAGGTCTACACGACGGCTGGGGTCAGCGCAGGAATCGATCTTGCACTGTATCTCGTCGAGGAAGACCTTGGGCAAACGGTGGCAGCATCTGTAGCTCGTGAAATGGTCCTGTTCTTGAGGCGACCTGGTAATCAAGCGCAATTCAGCACGTTGCTTGCTCAGCAAGCGTACGTGATTGGCACTCCGCTTCGCGATCTTCCGTCGTGGGCAAAAACACGTCTCGGGCAAAAGCTCGATGTGAGTACCCTAGCAAAAGCCGTCGCGATGACACCGAGGACCTTTGCCCGGCAGTTTGAACAACACTTTCGTACGACTCCGGCTCGTTGGATACAATCACTTCGGGTAGAGGCCGCACGACAGCTGGTTGAAGCCCGCGAACTTCCTGTGAAGGCGATCGCCCGGAGCGTCGGATTTCGAGATGAACAAGCGATGCGTCGAGCGTTTCTCCAACAGCTTGCGATTACTCCAAAACAATATCGGGAACGCTTTGGAGTTCAAGAGGCCAGACGCTCTCAGTCGATCGCGCCCATTGGATGA
- a CDS encoding DNA-3-methyladenine glycosylase family protein — MIRDISYAQPYDWQSMLAFFRAHHLPHLESVDSSGYERIAHTRAGLGWFRVEHHDSLHAIRLSVWNATEEDVVEISATVEDMFDLRAQPDILDKAMSSDSSLFQLWTQSPGLRVGRAWNGVESMFTTVLGQLVSVSFGRTLINELMRTAESKARHPKTSDGIYLFPTAEQIIDADLSSVRTSEDRRSTIRTLATLLRNGSIDWSKTGSTSEQKRTLLAIPGVGSWTAEYIAMRAFHDNDAFPATDYGLKKVLKQHPEIEVKRVRPWRAYAASALWRSFAEGKAISNLHTLPRV; from the coding sequence ATGATACGAGACATCTCGTACGCTCAGCCATACGACTGGCAGTCGATGCTCGCATTTTTTCGTGCTCATCACCTTCCGCATCTGGAGTCAGTAGATAGCTCGGGGTATGAGCGTATCGCACACACGCGCGCTGGACTCGGCTGGTTTCGTGTTGAACACCACGATAGCCTTCACGCCATTCGTCTTTCTGTCTGGAACGCTACTGAAGAGGACGTCGTCGAAATCTCTGCGACGGTGGAAGATATGTTCGATCTCAGAGCACAACCTGACATTCTCGATAAAGCGATGAGCAGCGACTCTTCTTTGTTTCAGCTATGGACCCAGTCCCCAGGACTCCGTGTCGGTCGCGCTTGGAATGGCGTTGAATCGATGTTTACTACGGTTCTCGGGCAATTGGTATCCGTGAGCTTCGGTCGAACTTTGATTAACGAGTTGATGAGAACCGCTGAATCGAAAGCGCGTCATCCGAAAACATCTGACGGTATTTATCTATTTCCGACCGCAGAGCAGATCATTGACGCAGACTTGTCGAGTGTTCGTACTTCGGAAGATCGCAGGTCAACTATCCGCACCCTGGCGACGCTCCTTAGAAATGGTTCGATCGATTGGAGCAAAACGGGATCAACGAGCGAGCAAAAAAGGACTCTTCTTGCCATTCCGGGCGTGGGTAGTTGGACAGCAGAGTATATAGCGATGAGGGCTTTCCACGATAATGATGCATTCCCTGCAACAGACTATGGATTAAAGAAGGTGTTGAAGCAACATCCCGAGATTGAGGTCAAACGAGTTCGTCCTTGGCGCGCATATGCCGCATCGGCGCTCTGGAGGAGCTTCGCCGAAGGAAAAGCTATTAGTAATCTCCATACACTTCCCAGGGTTTGA
- a CDS encoding MGMT family protein produces the protein MSIPVGKVSTYGSVAAAAGYPRYHRAVAKLLRIDPVDQLPWHRILGAGGEIKLRGDAAHEQRSRLKLEGVEFEGKRVNMDEFEHLFKPWEVYGDY, from the coding sequence TTGTCAATTCCGGTCGGCAAGGTCAGCACCTACGGCAGCGTCGCTGCCGCTGCAGGTTACCCCCGATATCATAGAGCCGTCGCCAAGCTTCTTCGGATTGACCCGGTAGACCAATTGCCGTGGCATCGAATTCTGGGTGCCGGCGGCGAGATCAAACTGCGCGGCGATGCAGCTCACGAACAACGCTCACGGCTAAAGCTCGAAGGCGTGGAATTCGAAGGAAAACGAGTAAATATGGACGAGTTCGAACATTTGTTCAAACCCTGGGAAGTGTATGGAGATTACTAA
- a CDS encoding methylated-DNA--[protein]-cysteine S-methyltransferase produces MSLSYKIVASPIGPLKVVASETGLVAILWENDSPRRVRLSELVERPDHALLTRTEKELDEYFAGKRDAFTVPLDMRGTQFQKEVWAALLEIPFGETRTYGQLAIQLGNPKATRAVGAANGRNPLAILVPCHRVIGFSGKLTGFAGGLDAKAHLLRLEGRDEMLFS; encoded by the coding sequence ATGAGTTTGTCATACAAAATCGTTGCGTCTCCCATCGGACCGCTGAAAGTGGTCGCCAGCGAGACGGGACTGGTGGCTATTCTTTGGGAAAACGACAGTCCCCGGCGTGTTCGCCTGTCAGAGCTGGTAGAACGTCCGGATCATGCCCTCTTGACTCGCACAGAGAAGGAGCTAGACGAATACTTCGCCGGCAAGCGAGATGCATTCACAGTGCCTCTCGATATGAGAGGTACGCAATTCCAAAAGGAAGTATGGGCAGCACTCCTAGAAATTCCGTTTGGAGAGACTCGCACCTACGGTCAGCTTGCTATTCAACTCGGCAACCCGAAAGCAACACGAGCGGTGGGTGCAGCGAACGGACGGAATCCTCTAGCAATCCTCGTACCCTGCCATCGCGTCATCGGTTTTTCCGGAAAGCTCACCGGGTTCGCAGGCGGGCTAGATGCTAAGGCTCATCTTCTTCGGCTTGAGGGTCGCGACGAAATGCTGTTCTCGTGA
- a CDS encoding GlxA family transcriptional regulator: MLSTSPEPEVQCTAGISVSNGVLFSECNGPIDTLIAISGEGALGELSPDLFRWIRKRAARVRRIASVCTGTLMLAPTGVLDGKRITTHWHHVDKLTKLYPHLRVEKDTIYIKDGNVYTTAGVAAGIDLALGFVEEDLVHEVATSIARELVLYRRCPGSEAQYSTILSQQADVSGTPMQDLPAWAMARLNQRLDVHSLAKVVAMTTRTFAGQFEVHFRTTPARWLQSLRVEAACGRLEAQALPVKAIARLTGFRDEQSLRCAFVQQLSMTPVNTENSLVPSWRAILDPILRENRRRRDGSVCNIGGSGLSQPFSTENSLSDTLIRQVASSATPNATTTKTAPRYPR; encoded by the coding sequence ATTTTATCGACAAGTCCCGAGCCCGAGGTACAGTGCACGGCCGGCATCTCTGTGAGCAACGGAGTATTGTTTTCCGAATGTAACGGTCCCATAGACACGCTTATAGCCATTAGCGGAGAAGGGGCACTCGGCGAATTATCACCAGATCTGTTCCGTTGGATACGTAAGCGTGCAGCTCGCGTCCGCCGAATCGCCTCTGTGTGTACTGGAACGCTCATGCTCGCACCAACAGGAGTTCTAGATGGAAAGCGAATAACGACCCATTGGCATCATGTCGACAAGCTCACAAAGCTTTATCCACATCTGCGGGTCGAGAAAGACACTATTTATATCAAGGACGGGAATGTTTACACGACTGCGGGCGTGGCTGCAGGGATCGATCTGGCACTCGGGTTCGTCGAAGAAGATCTCGTGCACGAAGTTGCTACTTCTATCGCCCGTGAGTTGGTGTTATACAGGCGTTGCCCCGGTAGCGAAGCACAGTACAGTACTATTCTCAGTCAGCAGGCCGACGTTAGCGGGACGCCAATGCAAGACCTTCCAGCTTGGGCCATGGCTCGTCTTAATCAGAGACTTGACGTTCACTCGTTAGCCAAAGTCGTCGCAATGACGACCCGCACCTTCGCTGGTCAGTTCGAGGTGCATTTTCGTACAACACCGGCTCGTTGGCTGCAGTCACTACGCGTAGAGGCAGCATGTGGACGTCTCGAAGCGCAAGCGTTGCCCGTCAAGGCCATTGCAAGGCTTACCGGCTTTCGTGACGAGCAATCCCTGCGTTGTGCCTTTGTGCAACAACTGTCAATGACACCCGTGAACACCGAGAACAGTTTGGTGCCTTCATGGCGAGCGATCTTAGATCCGATTCTCAGGGAGAACCGGCGGCGACGTGATGGTTCAGTTTGCAATATAGGTGGATCAGGCCTTAGCCAGCCCTTCAGCACGGAGAATTCTCTGTCCGATACGTTGATTCGCCAGGTAGCAAGTTCTGCGACGCCCAATGCAACAACTACGAAGACCGCACCTAGATACCCAAGATGA
- a CDS encoding RNA polymerase sigma factor has translation MDRAICDSNRLDDSINEVAASEDLVQLAQAGSHDAFEELQTTYSQRLFKQIIAITRHHEDAEDALQDALYKAYVALPQFGGRCHIYTWMSRIAINCALMKVRKRKVLREYSLSDQSHSDDREPIKEIPDHKWSPEEICRAEEWLRHIATASQTLDPVSRHALMLRVNNDYTLEEIADALDVSVCAAKARLYRARHRLRVFCPDPDECRPQQSSLASSSSRTSSK, from the coding sequence ATGGATAGGGCGATCTGTGATTCCAACCGGTTAGATGACAGCATAAATGAGGTCGCTGCGTCGGAAGATCTTGTGCAATTAGCTCAGGCCGGCTCCCACGATGCCTTTGAAGAGTTGCAAACAACGTACTCACAGCGGTTATTCAAACAGATCATCGCGATCACCAGACATCACGAAGACGCAGAGGACGCCCTGCAGGACGCTTTATATAAAGCCTACGTTGCATTGCCCCAATTTGGTGGTCGATGCCACATCTACACCTGGATGAGCAGAATCGCTATCAATTGCGCCCTAATGAAAGTCCGGAAGCGGAAGGTTCTTCGAGAATATTCATTGAGCGATCAAAGCCATTCGGATGACCGGGAGCCTATCAAGGAGATCCCGGACCATAAGTGGTCTCCGGAAGAGATCTGCAGAGCCGAAGAATGGCTCCGGCATATTGCCACGGCTTCCCAAACGCTTGATCCAGTGTCGAGACATGCCCTTATGCTACGGGTAAATAACGACTACACGTTAGAGGAAATCGCTGACGCCCTAGACGTTTCAGTATGTGCGGCAAAAGCGAGGTTGTACCGTGCCCGACATCGCCTTAGAGTATTTTGTCCCGACCCCGATGAATGTCGTCCACAACAATCATCTCTTGCCTCTAGCTCATCTCGAACGAGCTCGAAATGA
- a CDS encoding DUF1272 domain-containing protein, with protein MGRAMLGMKCNCERCGGELPQDSLDAMICSFECTFFRKCTVEVLKSRCPNCGGELIRRPVRALS; from the coding sequence ATGGGTCGGGCTATGTTAGGGATGAAATGCAATTGCGAACGTTGCGGCGGAGAGCTGCCACAGGATTCGCTAGATGCGATGATCTGCTCCTTCGAATGCACGTTTTTTCGAAAATGCACGGTTGAAGTCCTAAAGAGCCGATGTCCGAATTGTGGAGGCGAACTGATTCGGCGCCCTGTCCGGGCCCTCAGCTGA
- a CDS encoding ArsR/SmtB family transcription factor — translation MPGCEGRDALMNSMDELRAVQIARAFCDHTRFLIYKHIAELNEMRCQDICLGTSVCASTVSHHLKVLSESGLIESRREGQGVYYRTVPNSLRAYWRYLRMLESEGRPLRKISTATRRVPPAVQH, via the coding sequence ATGCCGGGATGCGAGGGTCGAGACGCTTTGATGAACTCGATGGATGAATTGCGTGCGGTGCAGATCGCAAGAGCATTTTGCGATCACACCCGCTTCTTGATCTACAAACATATCGCCGAACTGAATGAGATGCGGTGCCAAGATATCTGCCTCGGCACCTCAGTCTGCGCTTCAACCGTCTCCCATCACCTAAAGGTACTGTCAGAGTCCGGTTTGATTGAATCGCGAAGGGAGGGCCAAGGAGTGTACTATCGCACGGTTCCAAACAGTCTGAGAGCATATTGGAGATATCTCCGGATGCTTGAATCTGAGGGGCGGCCACTGCGGAAGATCTCTACCGCTACGAGGCGGGTGCCGCCGGCTGTACAGCACTAA
- a CDS encoding isochorismatase family protein produces the protein MFTFTHRNPEMQIDKPHTALVLADIQNEFLEEKTGTYYELIADALKKRNVVGNLEQLLKTAQELGYYIIHSPHWYYPTDLQWNVPPGAIADYLIGIGFCGRKDPVDLEGFHGSRSDYYEPFKKYLMDGHTCNTSPHKHFGCVANDVIKQLHMRKVQKVIMAGPVANICLESHMRDIIEAGFEVALVRDAVAAGVNDEGDGYEAAMVNARFMANAMWTTDEAVKRMKAAASA, from the coding sequence ATGTTTACGTTCACCCATCGCAACCCGGAGATGCAGATCGACAAGCCACATACCGCATTGGTCTTGGCCGACATCCAAAACGAATTTCTTGAAGAGAAGACCGGGACGTATTACGAGCTGATCGCGGACGCGCTCAAGAAACGTAACGTAGTTGGGAATTTGGAGCAGCTCCTGAAGACTGCGCAGGAACTCGGCTACTACATCATCCATTCGCCACACTGGTACTACCCTACGGACCTCCAATGGAATGTCCCTCCCGGAGCCATCGCGGACTATCTCATTGGTATCGGTTTCTGTGGTCGCAAGGATCCGGTTGATCTCGAAGGCTTCCACGGCTCGCGGTCGGACTATTATGAGCCGTTCAAGAAATATCTGATGGACGGGCATACCTGCAACACGTCACCTCACAAGCATTTTGGCTGCGTAGCGAACGACGTGATCAAGCAATTGCACATGCGCAAGGTTCAGAAGGTAATCATGGCGGGCCCAGTCGCCAATATCTGTCTTGAATCCCACATGCGAGACATTATCGAGGCAGGTTTCGAAGTCGCGTTGGTGCGAGACGCGGTGGCGGCAGGCGTGAACGACGAAGGCGACGGCTACGAAGCGGCAATGGTTAACGCTCGCTTTATGGCGAACGCAATGTGGACCACTGACGAGGCCGTAAAGCGTATGAAGGCAGCGGCTTCGGCATAG